From the genome of Scytonema hofmannii PCC 7110, one region includes:
- a CDS encoding AAA family ATPase, producing MLTSQPSEHHIPTFDISDGTLRILAFLTALYQENTPSIICFEEIENGVHPWLLHKMVELLKI from the coding sequence GTGCTTACTTCTCAACCCTCAGAACATCATATTCCTACTTTTGATATATCAGATGGAACACTTAGAATTCTAGCTTTTTTAACTGCGTTATATCAAGAAAATACTCCAAGTATCATTTGTTTTGAAGAAATTGAGAATGGAGTTCATCCTTGGTTGCTACATAAAATGGTGGAATTATTAAAAATATGA
- a CDS encoding nuclease-related domain-containing DEAD/DEAH box helicase: MFPENLRSDVNSKAEKLLYQAFQKQLSDNFTVFHQVRWQARNIRNGAKDGEIDFVITSPDLGILVLEVKGGEIYYNGREGNWYSNQMRIKDPFQQACTSKHNLINRLKELSYWKSLWIPIGHAVAFPDVEVNGSLPLDAPRNIILDRTDSNNLSGWVQEALNYWRGENPPTNRSRNSFDVKSIKDLIKVIAPNPRKLPSHHDDSAFIELTEQQIGMLDFIASYRRVAISGCAGSGKTLLALEKARRLQEQGFSVLLTCYNKSLAQFMDKTLGWKPNLHVYNFHALCEKLSRQAALTPNREQFSQEQLFREIYPERLIQAADKIRWHVDAVIVDEGQDFHENWWYALKLLLNEPDDGIFYFFYDSNQNIYDAGWRPPLEEAPFPLNKNCRNTQKVHEYVLKFHPNPNSMSSLCPLGQDVEIYRYTGDTQLKNLLGRFLHHLVIDKGFATKDIVILTTRRKGSLQNQMVGQFRIKADPDTNRNEIFCNTIHYFKGLESQVVILVETEPNNSDHQKLMYVGASRARHHLIVLQANV, from the coding sequence ATGTTCCCTGAAAACCTGCGTTCTGATGTTAACAGCAAGGCAGAAAAGCTTTTATATCAAGCATTTCAGAAACAATTATCAGACAATTTCACTGTTTTTCATCAAGTTCGCTGGCAAGCCCGTAATATTCGTAACGGAGCGAAAGATGGTGAGATTGACTTTGTAATAACTTCTCCCGATTTAGGTATTCTAGTACTAGAAGTCAAAGGAGGCGAAATTTACTACAACGGTAGAGAAGGCAACTGGTATAGCAACCAAATGCGTATAAAAGATCCTTTTCAACAAGCGTGTACTAGCAAACACAACTTAATTAATCGTCTTAAAGAACTGTCTTATTGGAAGAGTCTTTGGATTCCTATAGGACACGCAGTCGCGTTTCCTGATGTTGAAGTAAATGGTAGTTTACCTTTAGATGCTCCTCGCAATATTATACTCGATCGCACCGACTCGAACAATTTATCAGGTTGGGTTCAGGAAGCTTTGAACTATTGGCGCGGTGAAAATCCACCAACTAATCGGTCTAGAAATAGTTTCGATGTAAAAAGTATCAAAGACCTTATCAAAGTAATTGCACCTAATCCTCGCAAACTTCCATCACATCACGATGATAGTGCTTTTATAGAGCTAACCGAACAACAAATTGGTATGCTGGATTTCATAGCAAGTTATCGACGTGTAGCTATCAGTGGTTGCGCTGGTTCAGGTAAAACTTTATTAGCATTGGAAAAAGCTCGCCGCCTTCAAGAACAGGGATTTAGCGTCTTACTAACCTGTTACAACAAAAGTTTGGCTCAATTCATGGATAAGACTCTTGGTTGGAAACCAAATCTACACGTTTACAACTTTCATGCATTATGTGAAAAATTATCTCGTCAAGCTGCTCTTACTCCAAATAGAGAACAATTTTCTCAAGAGCAACTTTTTAGAGAAATTTATCCAGAGCGTCTTATACAAGCTGCTGATAAAATCAGATGGCATGTCGATGCAGTGATAGTCGATGAAGGACAAGATTTTCATGAAAATTGGTGGTACGCACTTAAACTATTACTTAATGAGCCAGATGATGGCATTTTCTATTTCTTTTATGATAGCAATCAAAACATTTATGATGCTGGTTGGAGACCTCCTTTAGAAGAAGCTCCCTTTCCCTTAAACAAAAACTGTCGTAATACTCAAAAAGTACACGAATATGTTCTAAAATTTCATCCAAATCCGAACTCAATGTCATCATTATGTCCATTAGGACAAGATGTAGAAATCTATCGTTATACAGGCGATACTCAATTAAAAAATTTACTTGGTCGTTTTCTTCACCATCTAGTTATTGATAAAGGTTTCGCTACCAAAGACATTGTGATACTAACAACTAGACGCAAAGGCTCGCTTCAAAATCAAATGGTAGGACAATTTCGTATCAAAGCAGATCCTGACACCAATCGAAATGAAATTTTTTGTAACACCATTCATTACTTCAAAGGACTTGAGAGTCAAGTAGTTATTTTAGTAGAAACCGAACCTAATAATTCAGATCATCAGAAATTAATGTATGTAGGTGCTTCTCGTGCTCGTCACCACTTGATTGTTCTCCAAGCAAATGTTTAA
- a CDS encoding type II toxin-antitoxin system HicB family antitoxin: MKLKVIIHEAEEGGYWAEVPAIPGCATQGDTFEELLENLYEAIEGCLSVDLDAVQITDKSKVMEIAI; encoded by the coding sequence ATGAAACTAAAAGTTATTATTCATGAAGCGGAAGAAGGCGGATATTGGGCTGAAGTTCCAGCTATTCCTGGTTGTGCAACTCAAGGAGACACATTTGAAGAATTGCTAGAAAATTTATACGAAGCTATAGAAGGTTGTTTATCAGTTGATCTTGATGCAGTACAGATAACCGATAAATCGAAAGTGATGGAAATTGCCATATGA
- a CDS encoding type II toxin-antitoxin system HicA family toxin, with the protein MSVPIHGNKDLKVGLLRHLLKTAGLLENLSQEKSADETLDEQIDRKESE; encoded by the coding sequence ATTTCTGTACCAATTCATGGTAATAAAGATTTAAAGGTAGGCTTACTTAGACATTTACTAAAAACTGCTGGTTTATTAGAAAATCTATCACAAGAAAAATCTGCAGATGAAACACTTGATGAACAAATAGATCGTAAGGAGTCAGAGTAA
- a CDS encoding cation diffusion facilitator family transporter — protein sequence MPISHQHHGHSHEPPSYNRAFAIATVLNLGFVCLEALFGFLNNSLALIADAGHNLSDVLGLLLAWGASWLSRRRFIHRYTYGLRRSSILAALANACFLLLAMGAIALEAFKRLYSPVPIAGYVVIGVALVGIAINTGTALMFISGRKSDLNIKAAFLHMASDALVSLGVVLGGIAIMTTGWLWFDPVITLIIAIVITISTWNLLRDSVDLALDAVPKGIDLLAVRTYLIELPGVVEVHDLHIWAISTTEVALTAHLVMPTGSLGDAFLTRIRMELHDNFGIEHTTIQIEKGGFLLSCSQESCCG from the coding sequence ATGCCCATTTCTCATCAACACCACGGTCACAGTCACGAACCACCTAGTTATAATCGTGCCTTTGCGATCGCGACTGTACTAAATCTAGGGTTTGTCTGCCTTGAAGCCCTGTTTGGCTTCCTCAATAATTCCCTGGCTTTGATTGCAGATGCGGGTCACAATCTCAGCGATGTCTTGGGGCTACTCTTAGCTTGGGGAGCCTCCTGGCTATCTCGGCGTCGCTTTATACACCGTTATACTTACGGTCTGCGCCGTTCTTCTATACTAGCAGCACTCGCAAATGCTTGCTTTTTACTGCTAGCAATGGGTGCTATTGCTCTCGAAGCGTTCAAGCGGCTCTACAGCCCAGTACCCATCGCTGGTTATGTAGTTATCGGAGTAGCGTTGGTAGGAATTGCTATCAACACGGGTACAGCATTGATGTTCATATCTGGTAGAAAAAGTGATTTGAATATCAAAGCAGCATTTTTGCATATGGCTTCGGATGCTTTAGTCTCTCTTGGTGTAGTGCTTGGCGGTATTGCCATTATGACAACTGGTTGGTTGTGGTTTGACCCAGTTATCACTCTCATTATTGCGATCGTTATTACTATTAGCACTTGGAACTTGCTACGAGATTCTGTAGATTTAGCCCTTGATGCCGTACCAAAAGGAATTGACTTGCTGGCAGTTCGGACTTATTTAATAGAACTCCCTGGTGTTGTGGAAGTTCACGACCTACATATTTGGGCAATCAGTACCACTGAAGTCGCATTAACTGCTCATCTTGTCATGCCAACAGGAAGTCTTGGTGATGCTTTTCTGACTCGAATCAGAATGGAACTTCATGACAACTTTGGCATCGAACACACGACTATTCAAATAGAAAAAGGTGGTTTTCTACTTTCCTGCAGTCAAGAGTCCTGTTGTGGTTGA
- a CDS encoding RNA-guided endonuclease TnpB family protein, producing MSQLYRTIPIRVKFTDIEQAFWVNQCQHANSLINCAIYHIRQSHYVRLEESGNAFTTYWRGDELRHGWKTYRCNTTYPELDKILKDNPHYKALAAQSAQQTLKSVGESITSYNGLVKAYYNGEVDKPSLPKYRKKGGLAAVTFPRQALNYRNGSFYPSISKETKPHLLTEIKLQLPDFIDLDWVKEVTVRPYYGELWIDWVIDDGKQLVEINPNLDYTQAWSFDHGGTNWLTGVSTLGRSLIIDGRKLKSMNQGYCRLVAKYKQGKFDFYWDSNLDRVQRKRNNQMRDAINKAARFIVNRCLNDRVGNLVIGWNQGQKNGSDMGKRGNQNFVAIPTGRLIERLKQLCPEYGIVFTVTEEAYTSRASFLDGDLLPKFGEKPEGYKTSGTRVTRGTYKTKNGILVNADCNGACNILAKVARQLGVSLAKLGRGSLTAPHRYDLFCNLKKTFRNSLRSVSLDHGARSM from the coding sequence GTGAGTCAACTGTACCGAACAATCCCAATTAGGGTAAAGTTTACAGACATTGAACAAGCGTTTTGGGTAAACCAGTGCCAGCACGCCAACAGCTTGATTAACTGTGCGATTTACCACATTCGTCAAAGTCATTATGTAAGGTTAGAAGAATCTGGGAACGCCTTCACAACTTACTGGCGTGGCGATGAATTGCGCCACGGCTGGAAAACCTACAGGTGTAATACGACTTATCCAGAACTAGATAAAATTCTTAAAGACAATCCACATTACAAAGCTCTGGCAGCACAGTCGGCACAGCAAACACTAAAGTCTGTAGGAGAGTCAATTACTAGTTACAACGGACTTGTTAAAGCGTATTACAACGGCGAGGTTGATAAGCCATCTTTACCCAAGTATCGCAAAAAAGGAGGCTTAGCAGCAGTTACGTTTCCACGTCAAGCACTCAATTACAGAAATGGTAGTTTTTATCCATCAATCAGTAAAGAAACTAAACCACATTTATTAACTGAAATCAAATTACAACTACCAGATTTCATTGATTTGGACTGGGTAAAAGAAGTTACGGTGCGCCCTTACTACGGAGAGTTATGGATTGATTGGGTTATTGACGATGGGAAACAACTAGTTGAAATTAATCCCAATCTTGATTACACCCAAGCATGGTCGTTTGACCACGGTGGAACGAATTGGCTAACGGGTGTTTCTACCCTTGGTAGAAGTCTAATTATTGATGGTCGCAAGCTGAAATCAATGAATCAAGGCTACTGTCGTCTAGTCGCCAAATACAAACAGGGTAAGTTTGATTTTTATTGGGACTCCAATCTTGACAGAGTGCAGCGCAAACGTAATAACCAGATGCGTGATGCCATCAACAAAGCAGCAAGATTCATTGTGAATCGCTGTCTGAATGACCGTGTTGGCAACCTTGTTATTGGTTGGAATCAAGGACAGAAAAATGGTTCCGACATGGGTAAACGTGGGAACCAGAACTTTGTGGCAATTCCCACCGGACGATTGATTGAACGACTCAAACAGCTTTGCCCAGAGTACGGGATTGTATTTACTGTTACGGAAGAGGCGTACACTTCCCGCGCATCGTTTTTGGATGGCGATTTATTACCGAAATTTGGTGAAAAACCCGAAGGATATAAAACGTCTGGAACTCGCGTTACACGAGGAACTTACAAGACCAAAAACGGGATACTCGTCAACGCGGATTGCAATGGAGCTTGCAACATCCTTGCTAAAGTAGCCAGACAGCTAGGCGTTAGCCTAGCCAAGCTGGGTAGAGGGTCTTTGACAGCCCCACATCGGTATGATTTATTCTGCAATCTCAAGAAAACATTTCGCAATTCGTTGCGTAGTGTGTCTTTAGACCACGGAGCAAGATCCATGTAG
- the metH gene encoding methionine synthase, with amino-acid sequence MTYPFLERLHSPNRPVIVFDGAMGTNLQTQNLTAEDFGGVEYEGCNEYLVFTKPEAVAKVHRDFLAAGADVIETDTFGGTSIVLAEYDLADKAYELSKAAAELAKSVAAEFSTPEKPRFVAGSIGPTTKLPTLGHIDFDTMKATFAEQAEGLFDGGVDLFIVETCQDVLQIKAALNGIEEVFAKKGDRRPLMVSVTMESMGTMLVGTEINAVLTILEPYPIDILGLNCATGPDLMKPHIKYLSEHSPFIVSCIPNAGLPENVGGQAHYRLTPVELRMALMNFVEDLGVQVIGGCCGTRPEHIQQLAEIAKDLKPKVRHPELEPAAASIYSTQNYTQDNSFLIVGERLNASGSKKCRELLNAEDWDGLVSMAKAQVKEGAHILDVNVDYVGRDGVRDMHELVSRLVNNVTLPLMLDSTEWEKMEAGLKVAGGKCLLNSTNYEDGESRFLKVLELAKKYGAGVIIGTIDEEGMARTSDRKFAIAQRAYRQAVEYGIGAHEIFFDTLALPISTGIEEDRENGKATIEAIRRIRQELPGSHVILGVSNISFGLNPAARIVLNSMFLHEAMAAGMDAAIVSASKILPLAKIEERHQEICHKLIYDERSFEGDICTYDPLAELTTLFAGVTTKRDKGVDESLPVEERLKRHIIDGERIGLEKNLTKALEKYPPLDIINTILLDGMKVVGELFASGQMQLPFVLQSAETMKAAVAYLEPLMEKSESGNNAKGTFIIATVKGDVHDIGKNLVDIILSNNGYKVINLGIKQPVENIIQAYEKHKADCIAMSGLLVKSTAFMKENLEIFNEKGITVPVILGGAALTPKFVYEDCQNTYKGRVVYGKDAFSDLNFMDKLMPAKSVGHWDDIQGFLGEFAEAAELSGNGHKHSGEKAVKEKNWHEPKEVDTRRSEAVAVDINRPTPPFWGTKILQLEDIPWEEVFWHLDLQALIAGQWQFRKPKEQSKEEYQAFLDGKVYPILEEWKQRVVRENLLHPQVVYGYFPCQSEGNILYVYEPNDGQDYKSNDGQDTHPTKTVAKFEFPRQKSARRLCIADFFAPKELGVMDVFPMQAVTVGHIATEFAQKLFANNQYTDYLYFHGLAVQVAEALAEWSHARIRRELGFGAEEPDNIRDILAQRYQGSRYSFGYPACPNIQDQYKQLELLGCDRINLHMDESEQLYPEQSTTAIITYHPVAKYFSA; translated from the coding sequence ATGACTTATCCCTTCTTGGAACGTTTGCATAGCCCCAATCGCCCAGTTATCGTCTTTGACGGTGCAATGGGAACTAACTTGCAAACCCAAAACCTCACTGCAGAGGACTTCGGTGGTGTTGAATATGAAGGTTGTAACGAGTACCTCGTTTTCACAAAACCAGAAGCAGTAGCAAAAGTTCACCGCGACTTTCTTGCAGCTGGTGCGGATGTGATTGAGACGGATACCTTTGGCGGTACTTCTATTGTTTTGGCAGAATACGACTTGGCAGACAAGGCGTATGAACTGAGCAAAGCAGCTGCGGAACTGGCAAAGAGTGTGGCGGCAGAATTTTCTACCCCTGAAAAACCCCGCTTTGTCGCAGGCTCCATCGGACCAACCACCAAACTGCCAACTTTGGGGCATATCGATTTTGACACGATGAAAGCTACTTTTGCCGAACAAGCGGAAGGGCTGTTTGATGGTGGGGTGGATCTGTTTATTGTTGAGACTTGCCAAGACGTACTGCAAATTAAAGCGGCGCTGAATGGTATTGAAGAAGTCTTTGCTAAGAAAGGCGATCGCCGTCCATTGATGGTATCCGTAACAATGGAATCGATGGGTACCATGCTGGTAGGGACGGAAATCAACGCCGTACTGACAATTTTAGAACCCTACCCAATTGACATTCTCGGTCTGAACTGTGCAACAGGTCCAGACTTGATGAAACCACATATCAAGTACCTTTCCGAGCATTCACCGTTTATTGTTTCCTGTATTCCGAATGCGGGTTTGCCAGAGAACGTCGGCGGTCAAGCACACTACCGTCTAACACCTGTAGAATTACGCATGGCATTGATGAATTTTGTTGAAGATTTGGGTGTCCAAGTGATAGGGGGTTGCTGTGGGACACGTCCGGAACACATTCAACAATTAGCAGAAATTGCCAAAGACTTAAAGCCAAAGGTCAGACATCCTGAGTTAGAACCAGCAGCAGCGTCAATTTACAGCACTCAAAACTACACTCAAGATAATTCCTTCTTGATTGTTGGCGAGCGACTCAACGCCAGTGGTTCCAAAAAGTGTCGCGAATTACTGAATGCGGAAGATTGGGACGGGTTGGTTTCAATGGCTAAGGCGCAAGTCAAAGAAGGCGCACACATTCTTGATGTCAACGTTGATTACGTGGGACGCGATGGCGTGCGTGATATGCACGAGTTGGTGTCACGATTGGTTAATAATGTAACACTGCCATTGATGCTTGACTCCACTGAATGGGAAAAGATGGAAGCAGGGCTAAAAGTGGCAGGTGGTAAATGCCTGTTGAACTCTACTAACTATGAAGATGGAGAATCCCGTTTTCTGAAGGTGTTGGAACTGGCGAAGAAATACGGTGCAGGTGTGATTATTGGTACAATTGACGAGGAGGGAATGGCGCGAACATCTGATAGAAAGTTTGCGATCGCCCAACGTGCCTACCGTCAAGCTGTAGAATATGGGATCGGAGCACATGAAATCTTTTTTGATACTCTTGCTCTCCCGATTTCTACTGGTATCGAAGAAGACCGTGAAAACGGCAAGGCAACTATCGAAGCCATTCGCCGCATCCGTCAAGAATTGCCCGGAAGTCATGTGATTTTGGGTGTTTCCAACATCTCCTTTGGTTTGAATCCAGCAGCGCGAATTGTGTTGAACTCAATGTTTCTACACGAGGCGATGGCAGCTGGAATGGATGCTGCGATCGTCAGTGCTAGTAAAATTTTACCATTGGCAAAAATTGAGGAACGCCATCAAGAAATTTGCCACAAGTTGATTTATGATGAGCGTTCTTTTGAGGGAGATATTTGCACTTATGACCCCTTAGCGGAACTCACAACGCTTTTTGCAGGGGTAACAACAAAACGCGACAAAGGTGTTGATGAAAGTTTACCCGTTGAAGAACGTCTCAAGCGCCATATTATTGATGGAGAACGTATTGGTTTAGAGAAAAACCTGACAAAGGCTTTAGAAAAATACCCTCCTTTGGATATTATCAACACCATCTTGCTAGATGGCATGAAAGTGGTAGGCGAATTGTTTGCTTCCGGACAAATGCAGTTACCCTTTGTGTTGCAGTCTGCTGAAACCATGAAAGCCGCAGTGGCTTATCTTGAACCTCTCATGGAAAAGTCAGAATCTGGTAATAATGCTAAGGGTACGTTTATCATTGCGACAGTGAAGGGGGATGTTCACGACATTGGTAAAAATTTGGTGGATATCATCTTGTCCAATAACGGTTACAAGGTGATTAACCTAGGAATTAAGCAGCCGGTGGAGAACATCATTCAAGCATACGAAAAGCACAAAGCTGATTGTATCGCTATGAGTGGTTTGTTGGTGAAGTCCACTGCGTTTATGAAAGAAAACTTGGAGATTTTCAATGAAAAAGGAATTACCGTCCCTGTCATTTTGGGCGGTGCGGCGCTGACTCCTAAGTTTGTCTATGAAGATTGCCAGAATACTTACAAAGGTCGAGTGGTTTATGGCAAAGACGCATTTTCTGACTTGAATTTCATGGATAAATTAATGCCAGCAAAATCTGTTGGGCATTGGGATGATATTCAAGGGTTTTTGGGTGAATTTGCTGAAGCTGCTGAATTGTCAGGAAATGGTCACAAACATTCAGGAGAGAAAGCAGTTAAAGAAAAAAACTGGCACGAACCAAAAGAAGTTGATACCAGACGCTCTGAAGCTGTGGCGGTGGATATCAATCGTCCGACTCCGCCTTTCTGGGGAACGAAGATTCTTCAACTAGAGGATATTCCTTGGGAGGAAGTGTTCTGGCATTTGGATTTACAAGCTTTGATTGCTGGACAATGGCAGTTCCGCAAGCCGAAGGAACAATCTAAGGAGGAGTACCAAGCTTTCTTGGATGGGAAGGTTTATCCAATTTTGGAGGAGTGGAAGCAGCGAGTTGTTCGGGAGAATTTATTGCATCCGCAGGTGGTTTACGGGTATTTTCCTTGTCAGTCTGAGGGGAATATTTTGTATGTTTATGAACCAAATGACGGGCAAGATTATAAATCGAATGACGGGCAAGATACCCATCCCACTAAGACAGTAGCTAAGTTTGAGTTTCCAAGGCAGAAGTCTGCGAGGAGGTTGTGTATTGCAGATTTCTTTGCACCGAAGGAGTTGGGAGTCATGGACGTGTTCCCAATGCAGGCGGTGACTGTTGGGCATATTGCTACTGAGTTTGCTCAAAAGTTGTTTGCAAATAATCAATACACGGATTATCTGTATTTTCACGGTTTAGCCGTGCAGGTGGCGGAGGCGCTTGCTGAATGGTCTCATGCTCGCATTCGTCGCGAGTTGGGTTTTGGTGCTGAGGAACCGGATAACATTCGGGATATTTTGGCACAACGCTACCAAGGTTCGCGGTATAGTTTTGGGTATCCGGCTTGTCCGAATATTCAGGATCAGTACAAGCAACTGGAGTTGTTGGGATGCGATCGCATTAACCTACACATGGATGAAAGCGAACAGCTTTATCCGGAACAGTCTACAACGGCGATTATTACCTATCACCCTGTAGCTAAGTACTTTAGCGCTTAG
- a CDS encoding purple acid phosphatase family protein, giving the protein MITYLETGKAVVLENSRIVRGPYLQLGSESSIAIRWATDTPVQGRVWYGESPERLCFVQDETTIACNHIVKLRDLEPDTKYYYAVGSSGGILAGKTEDFFFVTAPSSNLAPEDVRPLRICVLGDAGRGNDIAASVRDGYLKFTGSRHTDFWLMLGDNAYETGTYEEYQRGIFDMYPQLLQSSVLWTAIGNHDAGSADSPSQSGPYYELFTMPTCGEVGGLPSGTAAYYSFDYGNIHFICLDSYGCDRTPEGEMLSWLVRDLAATDKDWKIAFWHHPPYTKGSHDSDTEIELIEMRERTLPIIEEAGVDIVLGGHSHSYERSYLIDGHYGTSDTFTEQMKKDGGSGRESGSGAYQKPLQASHAGTVYIVAGTSGFADGVSPHPAMYTSLSIPGSLVIDARGKRLHIQFVDHEGNVKDEFTMVKTCSLNPT; this is encoded by the coding sequence ATGATAACTTATCTCGAAACAGGGAAAGCAGTAGTCCTCGAAAATTCGCGAATTGTGCGAGGACCGTATTTACAACTGGGAAGTGAGTCTAGCATTGCAATCCGCTGGGCTACTGATACTCCAGTTCAAGGCAGGGTATGGTACGGTGAGTCCCCTGAAAGGCTGTGTTTTGTGCAGGACGAAACAACGATCGCCTGTAACCATATAGTCAAGTTAAGGGATCTCGAACCAGATACAAAGTACTACTATGCAGTCGGTTCGTCAGGGGGAATACTAGCTGGAAAAACAGAAGACTTCTTTTTTGTCACTGCGCCATCATCAAACCTAGCACCTGAAGATGTTCGACCTCTACGTATCTGTGTTTTAGGAGATGCAGGACGAGGAAATGACATAGCAGCCAGTGTACGAGATGGATACCTGAAATTTACAGGAAGTCGCCATACTGACTTCTGGCTGATGCTTGGTGACAACGCTTATGAGACTGGAACCTATGAAGAGTACCAACGGGGAATATTTGATATGTATCCCCAACTTCTTCAAAGTAGTGTTCTTTGGACAGCTATTGGCAATCATGATGCAGGATCTGCTGATTCACCGTCGCAGTCAGGTCCCTACTATGAGCTTTTCACTATGCCAACTTGTGGGGAAGTAGGTGGTTTGCCATCTGGAACAGCTGCCTATTATTCTTTTGATTATGGCAACATCCACTTTATCTGCCTCGATTCCTATGGATGCGATCGCACCCCTGAAGGCGAAATGTTAAGTTGGCTGGTACGGGATCTTGCAGCAACAGATAAGGATTGGAAAATTGCATTTTGGCATCATCCTCCTTATACAAAGGGGTCACACGATTCAGATACCGAAATTGAACTCATTGAAATGAGAGAGCGTACACTTCCCATCATAGAAGAGGCAGGAGTAGACATTGTGCTGGGCGGTCACAGCCACTCCTACGAACGTTCTTACCTAATTGACGGACACTATGGCACCTCAGATACCTTTACCGAACAGATGAAAAAAGATGGAGGAAGTGGACGAGAAAGTGGATCGGGTGCATATCAAAAACCCCTTCAAGCTTCTCATGCTGGAACAGTGTATATTGTTGCAGGTACATCCGGCTTTGCCGATGGAGTATCACCCCATCCAGCAATGTATACTTCACTCAGTATTCCCGGATCGCTGGTGATAGATGCACGCGGGAAAAGACTTCATATCCAATTTGTTGATCACGAGGGCAACGTTAAGGATGAGTTTACAATGGTGAAAACCTGCTCTTTAAATCCAACTTAG
- a CDS encoding DNA-binding protein — protein MREFRTLDEFEEEYFRKHPEELDNYLTEIFQEYAKDNDSGALLASLRVVARVRGISDLADKTGMTTSWGLHKALSINGNPRLDSINSIMKDMGYYLTPQRIMPPTTE, from the coding sequence GTGAGAGAATTTAGAACACTTGATGAATTTGAAGAAGAGTACTTCCGCAAGCACCCGGAAGAACTTGACAATTATTTGACCGAGATTTTCCAGGAATACGCAAAAGACAACGATTCTGGTGCGTTGCTGGCATCCTTGCGCGTCGTTGCCCGTGTGCGGGGAATCAGCGATCTCGCTGATAAAACAGGCATGACGACAAGCTGGGGGTTGCATAAAGCCCTATCCATTAATGGCAATCCACGCCTTGATAGCATCAATTCCATTATGAAAGACATGGGGTACTATCTCACGCCCCAAAGAATCATGCCCCCAACGACAGAGTGA